Part of the Zingiber officinale cultivar Zhangliang chromosome 6A, Zo_v1.1, whole genome shotgun sequence genome, ATGTCGGTGCCACGCGTAGGCTCTCCAGTTGGCTCTCCTGCTGATCCAAAAGAATGATCAAGATGGAGGACAATTACTAAATATGACACTTCCAAAGGTGACTATGGAAGAATAGCCTCAGACGGCATTGTCTCGAGTACTCTGGGAATCTCCTCTTCGGTACGAGAAATCATACTCCTTATCTATTTGGATAACTATCTGCATAATGTGGATGAGACAGACTTTGAGATGCCAAAGAGGCTGGTTCAATTGTAATCCTTATTTCAGAGTTCAAATTACATCCATGCAATCCGATAATGGACTTTACAGGTCCAAAGAATTGTAATGCATATCTTCACAGCTCAAGTTACATGTATTTTAGAAAGTAAAACCCTTTCCGAAAGAGGTTTTATTCTCATAAAATACTTACCGCCTCTTTTTCCAAAAGATAAAGACACAAGAACAAGGAACCTGAAGTAGCTCATGGTTTTAGTCTACGTTGGTACTTTAATCAAAATTCCGGCAACTCATTTTCATGTTGCTAGAGACCTGCTATTTCCAGGAAATCATAAGAACACAACCTGTAGCTGATCTATATTTTCCAAGGGTAAGGATTAACATCTCATCAAAAGGAATGAATACCTGATTCAGAACGCTTCCACCATGCTTGAGCTAGCAGATAAAGCTGAACTGCTTAACATTTCTGGTTGACCAGCTGCAGTCCTGCAGTGTTAAACCAATTGAGGAGAGGAATATCCAAGATTATGAAATTTTCTTCCGGAACTAAATCGCATCAACTGTGGTTTCATCAACCCTAGGATGCTGCAATTTTAGTTGTTCTGCAATTTTCTTCAGCATTTCATATACTTGCAGAATCTCTGGTTGGGATTCATCGCCCACAGAAAACTTGTGAACAACAACATTCAAATCTATCAGTGTAGAATCAGGCAGCTTTTTTAATCCTCTTGCCTTCATCAAGTCTTTCAACTCTTTATATTTGTCCCATCTTGATGCTGCAGCATAAACATTTACTAGAGGGGCATATCGTTTGCTATTATATGGCTCCAGCTCAATCAAACATTTCCCTAAATGCTCTCCTACACTAATATCACCTCGAACCTTTGCTAGCCAAATTACTGCACCCCATATAGCAGACGAATTATGCAAGGGCATATTTTGAATTGCCTTCAGTGCATCTTCAGGATTTCCAGCTCGAACATATAGATCAACCAAACACCAGTAATGTGCAAATTTTGGTTTGATATTATACTTTTCAGTCATCATCTTAAAATATTTGTGTGCTTCCTCAACCAAGCATGAATGAGCACAGGCTACCAAGATACATGTAAAAGTAATGTCATTTGGTTTTACACCTTCCTGCAACATTGTATTGAAGAAACCGATTGCTTCCATGCTACGGCCAAGACTTCCAAATCCAGATATCAGCGTGTTCCAACAAATCAGATCCTTGTTGGTGATTCTCTTGAATACTTCAGCTGCTGCTTCTAACAAGTCACACTTGCAGTAGAAGCCGACCACTGCATTACTTACATGAGTTGGTATCCTCCGCCACCTCCTCACCAAGAACCCATGTACTGATTTTCCATGCAGTGGAAGCTTACACTGCGAGTAGACTGACAGCACACTGATCAGCGAGCAATCATCCGGCTCAACCCCAAGCTGTTGCATTTGGTGAAATAACAATATTCCCTTGTTAAACATCTTGTTTCTGACATACCCATTTAAGAGAGTAGACCAAGAAATGATACTACGGGAAGGCATGATCTGAAACAGCTGCTCGGCCTGACCAAAATTGCAACTTTTGACATATCCGTCCAGAACGGAGTTGTATGAGACGTGGTCTTTCACGGGAATTTCGTCGAGCAACTGCCTTGCCAGGTCCAACGCATCACAAGAAGCATACAAGTGGATCAAGGAGTTGGCCACAGGCAATTTGCTTAAAAATCCCAACTTCAATGCAAGGCCGTGGAACATCTCGCCTTGGTGAATTGATTCCCGGAGCTTGGCTGAGGTGATGAGGAGGGGGAAGGTGGAAAGGCTTGGCCGGGAGCCAACCGGGTGGGCATGGCAGGCGAAGAAATGGACGGCCCGGGAGCCGTCGGATCCGACGCGGACGAGAGATTTGATAATGTTGTTAGCAGAGACGTTGTCGGGGGATCGAAGGGCGGAGTGGAGGAGGATGGCATCGTCAGGGAAGCAGCGGGAGTAGAGGAGGATGAGGTGGCGGGCGACTGGCTTGTGGGCGGTGGATCCGGAGACGGCAAGGAGAGCGTGGGCGGCGCggagagggaggagggagggGGAGGGAGTGGCTAGGACGgggaggagggaggcggcgacgTTAGGGTTGAGGCGGGCGGCGACTTTCGGGTGGCTGAGAACAGAAGCGACGAGGGATTTTTGAGGCGGAGGCATGAGATGGCAGGCGACGGAGAGGACGACCGTTCGATCGTTACGTTAGGGATTTACAAGCGAAGCCAAAGAGTTGCGGCGGGTCCCATCGAATCGGAAGCCGGAAGAAGGCAGAATTTCATTGCAGCGAGAGAAGAAGGCTTTTACATGATCTTATACTTTTAAGATTTAATCTCATCTATTCATTTTTCAAGCTTATaggtatttttatttaaattttattgaaTAAAAATACTACTATTAATAAACATACGGAAATGCCCACACACATTTTCTAAATTCTAAAATCACGTATCATATTTTAAAAACCATACTGATTTAGATGATCTTTTTTTTCTACTCCTCTTATCAATCATAGGTTTCaattcttaatttcaaaaattaaatataaaaattatttttatgatttaaatGCATGTAATTTCAAGATATTCTCTCTCGCTACTCTACCCTACTCTACTTTCTACTCTACTTGTGAAAAGTAATCTCCCTCCCTTCTTCTCATCTATTAATTTATATCacacaaatttattttttaaaatttaactactAAAATAAAAAGTATGATTTGACATTAAATCTTCTTTCTCCAAACTCTACTTTTTATGGTTGTAAATTCGTAGAAATTTAAATAATCTAAGTCTATCAATAGATTTCAATCAAAATTTATTGATTGACCTAGAGAGTTCAATTGTACCGTAAATCTGTTGAGTTTCTGAAGTGCCAAGTAATCCAAATGTGTCCTCTTGTACTATTTTCGGGCCTCCCTAGTAGTgtcaaggagaaaaaaaaaatcttcatttAGAATGCCAAGGCCAAGTTGGGCTTAATCGAAGAACAAACCAAGACCATGTTGGACCTAGTGTGAAGAGAACAGGCCTAACTTGGTTCTGGTCTGCTCACAAATTAGGCTCAACGTGGTCTTGGTCTCCAAGAGACTAGAACCAAGCATTCTAGCTAAAAGTTAACATAATACTGAAGCACCTCTAGGAGTCCGAAATAAGTAATGGAGGACACCTTTGGATGCTTTGCGACCTTAGAAACCTAAAGGATTTGAAATGAGTGCAATTTGAGCTCTCTTAGTCGATTAATGTATTTTGATCAAAATCACTGTTAGACCTAGGCTATTTGGATTTTTGTAAACTTGCACCTATCAGATAGGGTTGTGTGAAAGaaagataaatatgatgtcaaATCTTGATTTTAATCAAGTAACACTGTGAGGCTGGTATGGGGAGACTAGGCCCAATTGGCCTTGGTCTTGGTCTTGATCTTGGTATGCTCCTAGAGACCAAGATCACAttggcctgatatgagagcataccAAGACCAAGTTGGGTCCTGTCTCCTCACGCCAGGGTCATATTGTTCCTTGATCAAAATCAAGGTTtgatatcatatttatctttCTCTTACTCTACCCTACCGGATGGATGCAAGTTTGTAGAAATCCAAATAGTCTAGGCccatcagtggatttcggtcaTAACACACTGATCGACCTATAGAGCACAGATTGCACTCATTTTAGATTATGTGGATTTCTGAGATTACAAGAAGTTTAAACGTGTCCTCTATTACTTATTTTGGATTCTCAAGAGATGCTCCAGTATTTTGCTAAATTTTAGCTAGAATGCTTGGGCCTAGTCTCTTGGAGATAAGGACCATATTGGGCTTGATCTGAGAGTAGACCAGTGTAGGATTGAAAGAGACGAGAGACCGGGGGTGAATCTTGCATGTTAaaacttcttttttcttttaataaattgaaacaaAGCCACAACAGAAGAAAGGAAAATAAGCAAGAATACAGTTCGATTTTTTTACTTTGTTCATAGTCCACTGACTACTACTCCAAGATCTGTAATCCTTAATCGCTTCCGAATAGGCAATTAACTAAAGTTCTTCTCTCTGAAAACTTTTGAAGAAGAagcaaactcgtacaagaaatgaGTTGGATAGTAACAAGCTAATATCACCTTGAAtgaatgcaagtaataaatattATACTGACAACAAGTGGTAGAAGATTAAGTGTCGATTGTTAGAGAGCCTATCAGTGTCGTAGAAGCAACATTTGCATGATTCGAGCAACAGAAAAAGAATGGGTTGTAGAGAGAGTTGATCTTCAGCCTCAAACCTCAAGGCTCTTTTTATAAGTTTTTTATCCGGTCGACTGAACTTTTTTTGGTCGATCGATCTCTAGAATACACCCGGCTTCTCGTCTAGGTTTATAATCTTCCTAGATCGTATCTTTTGCAAAATCAACCTATATCGATCGACCAACTCCATGTTTGATTGATTAAACTTCTAAATTTCCTTTTTCTGTTTGATTTGATCTTATATGATTTTCTCTTACCATATGTGTTTGGTCGACCGACTCCCAATTCATTCGATCGAACCCTGTTATTTCCTTTGTTATTTGATCTGATCTATTTTCTCTTCAGTTACTAAAtaggatcgattggttgatcatGCTTTTAGTCGACCAACCCACTATTTCCTTCTTTGGTTCAATTCAAATCTGATCTGATCTTATCTTATGGGATCAGTCAACTGAACCACTTTGTTTGGTTGACCCAACCTTTCGATTATCCCAAATATTATTtttctgtaaaacaaagttagcacaacaaaACTAATAATAAAGGCCctacaaaatagaattataacaatATAATTATGCAAGAATAAGTCTGATAGTTAGGATTGTCTAATCTCGACTTAGAAACCTTCGTTCATTTCTTTAGTCGAATCAACGCCTTAGGTTGTCTAGACTAGGATGTGTCCTCTATTGGTGCAAGTtgtaccagaatcaaacctaagttttgatgttgtcaaaagttcaagttaagtcttgttgtgatctaacaagttgactaagtgtgcaggttggttactcaaccgggaaagacctagttggaggctaggcaggagaaatcttagcagatcgtggaacccaggtgaaaagaccaagtgggtcgagaggacccgacacttagcagtgagatcgagaggtctggaggaccgaagatcgagagaaagtcctagcgagctgatcaaggctaagtgaaaagtccaaatagatctggaggatcaaaattTGACAGggaggttgaggtaaacaactagaggagcgacagtgtggttgtgttcctgaagggaacaacctaaggttgcTGATCCAACTGATGAAATCGgaaaggtttctaagttgagatcaagacagttgaactgtctattattattacccatgcattttatattactgtgttaatctttgttttgcaggaatatactgtttaactctattttgcaggtccggcttgatcggtcgaccgaaccagaataACTCAGAACAGACCCAAGTTCAGACAAAATAGAGCGAAAATCCGATCAGagcttgatcagtcgatcgaaccaaaGGATCTATCAACCGAACCCTGACGATGTGGCATAGATCAGTTCAGTCAGAAGCAGGGAAGGAAGCTaaactgatcagtcgaccgaaccaacagatcggtcgaccgaacaataccTCATCAATGCAACATTAAGTGAAATCTCGACAAACAAGGAAACTCTCTGTTCGGACGACCGAAaaaggtgatcggtcgaccgaacactttatGATAGTAAATACCAAAGATCGAATCAGCGTCAGATGGAAGagagttggttcggtcgaccaaacctggggatcgtcgaccgaacgtcgacgactcttataaaagagagctcaagGTTCGAGGCTGAGATACAGATTCTGATCGATTCGAAGTTCATCTCTACACAAGCTACTTGTGCTACAATTCTTCTAcacatcttcaagcaagctactccattcggtcgaccgagcttcatcttctacccttgtcggtataattatttaaagcttgcattgtatttgatttaaaagaatatagtAGTCTGTTACTATCTTCTATCTACATTTGTACAATCTGCTTCTTTCTGAGGATTTCGGAAGGAagggttttagtggattgcccattggTGAAGTCAATgattgtgggtcttggagtaggagtcgacctagctTTCGAACTAGGTAACTGAACTGAGTATTTTACTTTCCGTTGCATATTCTGATTATCTTTAAAAtacgaaaagaaaagattttaaaagcgcgatattcaccccccccccccctctatcgcactcgttCGATCCTACATCCTCATTATCTTCTAGAACAGAAGACCTCTCCagaacttaccttacttaccgccAAACATTTAGTCTATCTAACCTATTTAATCTTATACTTTTGCTTAGTGTCTGATCGGCCCATCCGATTTTCCTTACTTAATGTCTAGTCTAGCTGACCCATCAAGTGCATTGTCATATCAGCTTATCTAGTCTTCTGCCCGATGGCTAGACCTTCTGATCCACTAACACTCTTTTCCTATTGTATGGTCATCCTAACCCATTAGGTCTTTCTGATAATGTCTAGTCTTCCTGACCCATTAGGACTTCTCATGTTAAGTGACATACACATTTAACTCACATATTAAATTACATAATGTCTAACTTTAAAccatttatcatacatcaaaatacaagtttgatTATCGGTGCTAACTACACCAATAATCTTCTCATTTTTTATGTTTGCCAACATAGTTTAAAGTTAGATAAAAATACCTTTCTTTAATTGAGTTTAACATGCTTTAACAAAATTTCAATCTTAATCTAAAGCAATTAAATTTACTTAAACTTATATCagagtttaaagtttaagttgtGCTGaaacaagacttgataacttTAACATcttaaattatagtaaaaaattgTAAGTAATCAGTTTATGTATTTAAGTTGAAAGTTTAATCAAGATTGGTATATctaacttaaacttaacttcaatCTAAGTTTTAGTTAGTTTTTCTAAGTTTTCTCTCACCTCACTTTAAATTAATCTTtgcccctttgacacacatcaaagtaGGGATCATCGtaaaattttcaaaggaaaatttcCAACGTTCCTTTTAGTTCTTCAACTTGTTTTTTCATAAGGGAATTCTCTTTCTCAAAT contains:
- the LOC121996122 gene encoding pentatricopeptide repeat-containing protein At5g66520-like produces the protein MPPPQKSLVASVLSHPKVAARLNPNVAASLLPVLATPSPSLLPLRAAHALLAVSGSTAHKPVARHLILLYSRCFPDDAILLHSALRSPDNVSANNIIKSLVRVGSDGSRAVHFFACHAHPVGSRPSLSTFPLLITSAKLRESIHQGEMFHGLALKLGFLSKLPVANSLIHLYASCDALDLARQLLDEIPVKDHVSYNSVLDGYVKSCNFGQAEQLFQIMPSRSIISWSTLLNGYVRNKMFNKGILLFHQMQQLGVEPDDCSLISVLSVYSQCKLPLHGKSVHGFLVRRWRRIPTHVSNAVVGFYCKCDLLEAAAEVFKRITNKDLICWNTLISGFGSLGRSMEAIGFFNTMLQEGVKPNDITFTCILVACAHSCLVEEAHKYFKMMTEKYNIKPKFAHYWCLVDLYVRAGNPEDALKAIQNMPLHNSSAIWGAVIWLAKVRGDISVGEHLGKCLIELEPYNSKRYAPLVNVYAAASRWDKYKELKDLMKARGLKKLPDSTLIDLNVVVHKFSVGDESQPEILQVYEMLKKIAEQLKLQHPRVDETTVDAI